ATCCGCCAGCAGCGTACGCAGGATGCCGATGCGATGGCCGGCAAGCTGGGTGCGCTCAACGCACAGATCGAGCAGCTGCGCCGCAGCCTGCTCGAGATGAATGCCCAGGTCGAGCAGCTGCGTGCAGACCTGGCGCGACAGCGCGGGCAGGATGAAGTGCTGGCGCGCGACCTCGCCGAGGTCCAGCGCAAACTCAAGGACACGCAGGCCTCGGTGGATGAGCGGGTACGCAAGCTGGAGCCGCAGACGCTGACGGTGGACGGCAAGACCTTCAAGGTCGACCCGGACGAAAAGCGGCTTTTCGATGAGGCCCTGGCCCGTCTGCGGGCGGCCGATTTTGCCGCCGGCATCTCGGGCCTGAATGGCTTGCTTCAGCGCTATCCGTCGACCGGCTACCGTGAGTCGGCGTGGTACTGGCTCGGCAACGCCCACTATGGCCAGCGGCAGTACAAGGAGGCGATTGCCTCCTTCCGGCAGTTGCTGGACAAGAGCCCGGATCACGCCCGTGCCCCGGAGTCGCTGTTGTCCATCGCCAACTGCCATGGCGAGCTCAAGGACAACGAGGCTGCGCGGCGGACGCTGGAGGAACTGGTCAAGCAGTACCCGAGTACCGAGGCGGCCCAGGCTGCCCGTGATCGCCTGCTGACCATGCCGGCTGCCAAGCCGGCGCCGAAGAAGGCCCGCGGCTGACATGGCCGATGAGCAGGAAGGCGCGCCCGGATTGCAGACCGCGGTGCTGGACGCCCCGCTGACGTCTGCCGAGCGGCTGGCTGCGGCGAGTCGGCCGGATCCCGAGCGGCGCTTCGGCGGTCTGCGTCGCCTGCACGGGGTGACGGGCTACGAGCGGCTGCGCGCGGCCCGCATCGCGGTCATCGGCGTGGGCGGGGTGGGTTCGTGGACGGCCGAGGCGCTGGCGCGCAGCGGGGTCGCGGGCCTGGTGCTCGTCGACCTGGATCACATTGCCGAATCCAACGTGAACCGCCAGGTTCATGCGCTGGAGACGACGCTGGGCCAGGCCAAGGTGCATGCCCTGCAGGAGCGGTTTGGGCTTATCCATCCTGATTGCGCCGTGACGGCCATCGAAGAGTTCGTGGACGAGGCCAATGTCGGTGAGTTGCTGGACCCGACGCAGGTGGATGGCGTGATCGACTGCTGTGACCAGGTGCGCGCCAAGGCGGCACTGGCTGCCTGGGCCACTGCGCATGGCAAGCCGGTGGTGTGCGTGGGGGCGGCCGGTGGCAAGACGCAGCCGCACCGTGTGGAGGTGGCCGATCTGGCCGACGTGACCCACGACCCCTTGCTGTCGAGCTTGCGCCAGCGGTTGCGCCAACGCCACAGTGCGGTGCGCAAGGGGCGCCTGGGCGTGACCTGCGTGTTTTCGCGCGAGCCGGTGTTGCCTCCGCAGGACAGTTGTGAGGTCTCTCCTGGGGGAGATGGCTCGCTGAACTGCCATGGCTACGGCTCGAGCGTGACCGTGACCGCCACTTTTGGCATGGTGGCCGCAGCAGAAATGCTGAACCGCTTGATCGCACGCTGAAAAGCGTATTAGAATCTAAGGCTTCGCAGGGCGGGTCGTTAGCTCAGTCGGTAGAGCAGCGGACTTTTAATCCGTTGGTCGCAGGTTCGAATCCTGCACGACCCACCACCCTCTGAAGCGTGATGAAAAATCACAACAGACAGTGAACGAAGCGAAAAACACGCTACAATCTAAGTCTTCGCTAACAACACAGTTGTTGGCAACGAATGCAAGGCGCAAGCCGACGCAATCGGGCTCTTAGCTCAGTTGGTAGAGCAGCGGACTCTTAATCCGTTGGTCGTAGGTTCGAATCCTACAGGGCCCACCAAATTTTTCACTGTGTTGCACAGCTTGCTGCAACACAGGCGCGAAAGCAGCAAAAGCCACCCATCGGGTGGCTTTTTTCTTTGGTGCGCTGCCTGCGGCGGCGTGATCCTGTAGAAACTCGAGCGTGTCTGAACAGACGGGCAAGCGAGGTCGTCATGCTGGGCGGGTGGTGGAAGGTCGCGGCGCTGTGGAGCTTGGGTGCGATGCTGCAGCCCGTCGGTGCCGAGTCGCTGCGGTGCACCGGCGGCAGCGTGACCGAAGGCGATCTGCGCATCACGCTGATGGACCGGTGTGGCGCGCCCCGGCTGAGCGATGCCTACTGCGCCCCTGTCGCAGGACCGGGGTTTCAGCCCGTTCCTCCCTGGCTCGGGTCCTTCGTGGCGCCCTGCGTGGTGACGGAAGAGTGGCTTTACGACCGCGGACCCGGTAATCTGCCTGTGACGGTGCGTTTGCGCGCGGGGCAGGTGCAGTCCATCCACTACGGGCAAGCCTCACGCTGACCTCGGCACGTCCGAGGGCATGAGCCCGTCTGGCTGCGCAAGGCTGCACACTGGCGCGAACCCGGGGCTTCGGCCTCGTCACGACACCAAGGAGGCAGACCATGGGAGGCTCATCCCGGCAGGGCATGACGCCTGCGCAGCAGGAGGACCGGCCAAAGCCGCATCCGGGCCCGGCGCCCGGCTATGTGCCGGGTGAGTCGGCTGCCGGTGAGGAAGACCCGGGCGCTTCGCTCGACACCCCGCCCGACGAGCCGGAATCGGTTGCGCCGGTGCCCGATGCGGATGCATCCACAGGCCATGGGGCAGGGGCCAGGCGACGCTGATGGAACGAGCATGACGCGGCGGTGCCTGTGGCTGATGCTGCTGTGCTGGGCAGGGGGCGTCATGCCCGCCTGGTCGGCCGGGATGGTCTTCGGCCTGGCCGGCAAGCGGGTGGACGATCCGAACTTTCAGGCGGCGTGGCGCGGATGTGAAGCGGAAGCGCGTCGCCAGGGCGACCGGTGCCTGCATCTGGGTGAACCGGGTCCGGCCAATGTGCGCGCGCAGGATGCGGCCATTCAGCGGGCCCTGGAAGAGGGCCTTCACGGGCTGGCGGTGTCCGTCACGCACGCGGCCTACCTGGCAGAGCACGGGCTCGCCCGTGCTCGCGCGGATGGCGTGCCGGTGGTCACTTTCGACTCCGATCTGGATGCGGCGCACCATGCGCTGCGCCGCAGTTACATCGGGCCGGACAACGAGGCCTTCGGCCGCACGCTGGGAGAGCTGGTGCGTCAGCGGCTGCCGCGCGGCGGCAGGGTGTGCCTCATGAGTGCCGATCCGCATGATCCCAACCTCGACCTGCGCCTCAAGGGCGTGCGTCGCGCGCTCGGGCAGGTCGACACTGCCGGTGCGGCGCGGCTGCAGGGGCAGGGCGGCTGGACTGAGCTGGCGCGCTGCCCCTGGTTCAACGGCGATCAGCCCGAGCGGGCACGCCGCCAGATGGTGCTTTCGCTCGACGCGTTGAAGGTGGATGCGCTGATTTCGGTCGGGCACTGGCCGGTGGCCGATGTGGCCGTCTACGAGGCGGCCGTACAGGGCCTTGCACCCCGGAGAGAGAACGCCGGCGAGGCGGTGTTCGTCGGCATCGGCACGATGACGGCCGGGCAGGTTCTGCTGCTGCGGCGAGGGCTTCTGGGCGGGGCGGTCGAGCTGGATTTCGACGCGATGGGTCGCGCAGCCTACCTCGCCATGAAGCGCCTGGCCGGCGGCGGGCGGGTGGACGCGTTCGTTCGCACCCCGTTCAAGGTTCACGTGGGTGCGGCGGGGGGCTCGCCATGAGCGCGATCCGACCGGAGCCGGGCCCGGACCGCATCACGCCGCTCTCGAGGGTGCTGTTGTGGCGGGTGATCGGCTTCAGCCTGCTGTTGTCCATCGGGGCGGCGTTGCTGGTGGCCCATGTGCAGAAGAACCACGAGGCGGAGCAGCAGCGCGCCCTGCTGGACGCCGTGGTGTCCGTGCACCGGGTGGCGCTGTCCCGGGCCTTGTGGGAGCTGGACGACCAGGCGGTGGCCGCGCAACTGGCGGCGCTGCACCGTTTCCCGGTGGTGCTGTCGGCCGAGGTTCAGGGAGGCGGCCTGAGCCAGCGCTATGCCCGCGAGGGGGTGGCCGCGCGGGGCAGCGTGCAGACGGTGCGGGAGCCGCTGCACGCCCCGGGCGGCGACGAGGTCATCGGCATCTGGCATCTGACACTCGATGAGGCCGCGTTGCAGGCCGAGGTGTGGACCCAGACCCGACGCTTTCTGATGCTGGTCGTGCCCTTGTTGCTGCTGATGGGCGGGCTGGTGTTCTGGCTGGTGCGCAGGCGGGTCGGGCATCCGGTGTCGGCGTTGTCGCACCACCTGGGAACGCTGCTGTCCGGCAACCTGGCGACGCCGGCGCCCGAGCCACGGCATCGCCCGGCCACGGAGTTGCACCGACTGGCCAGGGGCATCACGGGGCTTCAGCAGGCACTGGCCCAGGAGTTGGCCCACCGGGACGCGGTGGCGCACGAACTGGCCACCCAGCGTGACCAGCTCAACACGGTGCTGGCGCGCCAGACTCAGCACCTCGACGGCGTGCTGAGCCACATGGCCGATGGCGCCGGCCTGCTGGACGAGTCGGGCAGCATCGTGCTGATGAACCCGGCGTGGGCCCAGATGCTGGGTTGCGGCAAGCCCCAGGACGCCACGCCTTTGCCCGTGGCGAGCTGGCTGCGGTCTCCATCGTGGCCCGAGGTGTGCCAGATGCTGCGCGAGCAGGACCGGGTGGTGGGCTGCGAACTGACGATGTCCCAACAGGACGGCGTGTTGCCCGTGGAGGCCAGCCTGTCGGTGATCGAGCGAGGGCACGCGGGGGCGGTGGTGCGGGTGCAGATCGTGCTTCGCGACCTGAGCCAGCGCCGTCAGACCGAGCAGGCCTTGATCGACGCGCGGGAGGAAGCCATGGCCATGGCGCGGGCCAGGAGCGCCTTCCTGACGAACATGAGTCACGAGATCCGCACCCCGATGAACGCGGTGCTGGGCATGACGGAGCTGGCCTTGCGGACCAGCCTGTCGCCCCAGCAGCGGGACTACCTGCAGAAGTCGCGGCAGGCGGCCACCTCGCTGCTGGCCATGCTGGATGACATCCTGGATCTCTCCGGCATCGAGAGCGGGCGTCTGACGCTGCAGCATAAGGCCTTCTTGCTGGACGACGTGTTGGACCAGGTGATGGGTGCCGTGGCCCTGCCAGCCCAGCAGAAGGGGCTGGCCCTGGTGCTGGATGCGGTGTTCGACCGGCCGCAGCGGCCGGTGGGCGATGGGCCCCGGTTGGTCCAAGTGCTCACCAAGCTGTGCCACAACGCCGTGAAGTTCACCGATGCGGGCGAGGTGAGCCTGACGGTGCGCATGACCGCGCGGCCGGGCGCGGAGACGAGCTGGCTGGTGGCCGATGTGCGGGACACGGGGGCGGGGATCCCGCCGGAAGACCAGGTGCGCGTGTTCCAGCCGTTCCAGCAGGGCGACGGCTCGGCCACGCGGCGGCATGGTGGCGGGGGGCTCGGGCTGGCCATCAGCCGGCATGTGGTCGAGCGCATGGGCGGCACGCTGACCTTGCGCAGCGACGTCGACACCGGGTGCCATGTCACGGTGCGGCTGCCGCTGAGCCTGGATTCTGTGGACACTGCGGAGGCGAGCCCCGCTGCCTGGCCGGACGGGCCGTGGCGAAGCTGGCGCGTGCTGGTGGTGCATGCCCACCCCGAAGCGGCCCGCGTGCTGCAGAGGCAACTGGACGTCCTCGGGTTGACGGCGTCGGTGGCGAGCGGGCGAGAGGCCGCGTTGCGCGCGCTGTCCGAGGCCGACGCTGCGGACGCGCCCTGGGATGTCGTCGTCTTGAACTGGTTGATGCCCGATACCGACGTGGTCGCCCTGGCCCGTGACGTGGTGCAACTCGGACTGGCGCAGGTGCCGTGGCGGCTGCTGGCCTGTGCGCCGGGCAGCGAGGCGCCGCTGCTGGCGGCCGGTGGCAATCTGTTCGATGCGGCGCTGCCCCAGCCAGCCTCGACCACCGCGCTGGCGCACGAGCTGGCCCGTCTGGCCGAGCGGGCGAGAGCGGCCTCGGTCCGTGCGCCCGGCGAGGCCGCGGCGCGGACACCGTCGGCGCCGCCCGCGAGTTCTTCGGGCGTGAAGGCGGCGGCGCTGTCCGGCATGCGCGTGTTGCTGGTCGAAGACAACCCCTTCAATCAACAGGTGGCGGCCGAGTTGCTGATGGATGCCGGTGCCAGGGTGACGGTGGCCGAACAGGGCCAGGCGGCGCTCGATCACCTGGCGCACGAACCGGTCGACGTCGTGCTGATGGACATCCAGATGCCAGTGATGGACGGCCTGGAGGCCACCCGCCGCATTCGCGACAACCCGGTGTGGGTCGATCTGCCCGTGCTGGCGGTCACCGCCCACACCCAGGCCAGCGACCGCGAGGCCGCCCTGGCGGCCGGCATGGACGAAGTTCTGACCAAGCCGCTTGGCGTGGCGATGCTGATCGACGCGCTGCGCCGCTGGCGGCACGGACGTCGCCAGGCGGCCCTGGTTCAACAGGCTGCGCCCTCGCCAGTGCCAGCGCCCGCTGCGGCGCCCGCGGCGGCTGCCGCCTTGCCGGGCATCGACCGCGCGTTGGGCGAATTGCACTGCGGTGGCCGCCCTGCGCTGCACCAGCAGCTGCTGGACATCTTCTTCAAGGCCCACCGGGACGTGGCCCGGCGGCTGGCCGATCAGATCACGGCACCGGACTGGCCCGCAGCCGCGCGCGTGCTGCATGTGCTGAAGGCCGATGCGGCCACGGTGGGGGCCACGCGACTGGCTGACGTGGCCCGGTCACTGGAAACGGCCTTGCTGGCCGAAGACCAGGCGGCCGTTCAGCTGCACAAGGCCGAACTGGACCAGGCGCTGGATGAGGTGCTGGACGGGCTGGCGCGTCGGCCGGCTTCCGGTGCCCCGAGCCCCGCACCGGCCTGAAAGCCGTTCGCCGATGCTCAGCGGGCGTCCGGGCAGCGGTAGACCTGAGCCGATAGCGTGGTGCGGCGGTCGCCCACCACGGGCTTGTCCCACACGACATGGGTGCCACCCAGCCGGTCTGCCTGCCACAGCAGGGTCTGGCGGGCGTTCTCGGCGCCTTGAGGCCCCAGCAGGCCCACCAGCCCGGAACTTGTTTCGATGCGCTCCAGGAACGTGCAGCCCTGGGGGGCATCGCCGGCGATCACGCGCACGGGGCCGCTGTAGCGGTCGGGCGTCATCGGGTTGCTGGCACAGCCGGCGAGGGCGACGAGGATGGCGCCGGCGGTCAGCGCGCGCGTCAGGGTGGTGCAGGTCGTCATGGTTCTTGTCCTTCTGCTCACCATTGAGCCACCTGCACACTCTATTACCACCAGGGCGCGAGCGGGGGCTTGCAGTCCTGATGCGGATCAGGTCGAGTGCGCTCGGCGTGGTGCCGGCGCCTCACTGCGCTGCAAGCGGCGCCAGCGCGGGAAAGGCGCGATGCAGCCCCGAGATCAGCATCTCGACGGCCATGGCCGACAGCAGCAGCCCCATGAAGCGTTCCAGCGCCACGAGGCCGGATGGTCCGAGTCGCCGCGACAGGCGGTCGGCCGAAGCCAGCACCACCCAGCCCACCGCCATGGCCAGCACGATGGCGGCCGTCCACGACCAGGCGCGGTCCGGCTGGCGCGACGCCAGCAGCACCACCGTGGCCAGCGCAGACGGCCCGGCGATCAGCGGAATGGCCAGCGGCACCAGCATGGGCTCGCCCTCGGTGGTCTGCGACGCGAAGCTCACGCCCATGCTGGGAAAGGCCATGCCCAGGGCGATCAGAAAGAGGATGACGCCGCCCGCAATCTCGAGCGAGACGTTGGTGAGGTGCATGGCCTGCAGCAGGCGCTCGCCCACCAGCATGAACAGCAGCAGCATCACCGTGGCGATGAGGCATTCCCGCGTGATGACGAGCAGGCGTCGCTCGCGCGGCACATTGCGCAGCAGGCTGATGACGACGGGCACGTTGCCCAACGGGTCGGTCACGATCAGCAGCACGATGAAGGCAGAGAGGAAATCGTGTTCCATGGTGTGCGCGGCAAGAAAGGGGGTCAGACGCGGGCGGCTTCGGTGTCCGGCGCCCGGGCCGGCCACTGCGACAGCATCACGCCGAGCACGATGAGCGCGGCGCCGATCAGCGCGCGCCCGGCCAACACCTCGTTGATGTACCAGATGGCCGTGAGCGAGGCGAAGACCGGCTCGAGCCCGTAGATCAGGGCCGCCTCGACGGCCCGCACCCGTGCCTGGCCCCAGGCCTGCAGCCAGACGATGCCGGCGCTGGCGAGCAGCCCGAGGTAGATCAGCGGCAGGAGGTGGTCTTCGGCGCGCGCCAGCACCTCGGCCGGCACGCCGCCTTGCCAGGCGACGCCCACGCCACCGAGCCCGAGCATGACGACCGCCTGGACGGCGGCCAGCCGCTCGGGCCGGCAGCGCACGGGCGCGCGCGCGCAGTATTCGAACAGCAGCACGTACACCGCGTAGACAAAGGCACTGGCCAGCGTGAGCGTGTCACCGAAGCTCCAGGGCGAGGCCTCGTAGAAAAGGCCGTACATGCCCACCACGCTGAGGGCCGCCCCAGCCAGCACGGGCCAGCCCAACCGCTGCCCCAGGCCGGCAGCCAGCAGGGGCACGATGACGACGTTCAGCCCGGTGATGAAGGCGTTGCGGTTGCTGCTGGTGAGCCCCAGACCGCTGACCTGCAGGGCCGTGGCCCCGAACATCACGGCGCCCATGAGCAAGCCCCAACGCAGCTCATGCGCCTGCACGCCCCTCAGGAAGGGCCACAGCACGGCGCACGCCACCGCAAAGCGCAGCGAGATGATCTCGAGCGCCTGCAGGTCGCCGCTCATGGCCTTCATGGCCGGGAAGGTGGTGCCCCACACGACGGTGACGCACACCAGCGCCGCGATGCCGACGCGGTGGCGAGAGCCCGCGCGCACGGGCGATGCTGGCTGCAGGGAAGACGGTTCACTCATGCGCGCGATGGGGCGGATTGGCAGATCAGTTGAAGGTGTAGCGCGCCATCAGGTTGAAGCGCGACAGCGAGCCCTTCTCGCCGGCCAGCGTCTCGCGCTCGCCCCAGATGTACTCGGCGCCCAGGTCCACGTTCTTCACCGGGTTGTAGATCAGGCCGGCGTGCAGCTGGTACATCCGCTTGTTCACGCCATACTGGCCCGCGCCGAAGCCGTTGGTCAGCGCGTAGTCGGTGTAGGCGTTGTGGAAATTTTTCTGCCAGCCGCCCACGAAGTTGGCGCGCAGCGTGTCGCTGGCCTTGTACTGATAGCCGATCACGGTGCCCAGTGCGCGCTCCATCAGGATGCGGTTGGCGTTCGCGTCCACGATCGCGCCTTCCAGGTAGTTGAAGTAGCGGCCCACGCCGTCGCCATAGGTCAGGCCCAGGCTCAGGGTGTCCTGGCCGCCGCGCAGCTTGATCAGGCCGGTGCCGGCGATGCCGTAGCCGCGCTTGTCGGCGTTCGTGCCGGCGTCGTCATCGACCACCTTCACTTGCTGTGTCACGCCACGCAGGCTGGCGGCGCCCCAGTCAAAGCCCTTGTCCCAGCGCAGGACCAGATCGGGGGTCTTCGAGAAGCCGGACTTGGTGGCCGCGCCCGTTGAGTCGAGCGCATAGCTCACCGGGTTCTCCACGGCCACCGTGAAGCCACCCAGGTCCGGCGTGGCGTAGGTGTAGCGCACCACCGGCTGACGGATGAAGGTCGAACCGATGGGGCCGTTGAAGTCGACCGTTTCGGGCGCGTTGTCCACGTCCATGAAGGTCGACCAGGTCTGGCCCACCGTGAAGCCGGCGAACGTGGCCACCGCCTGACGCAGGCGGAAGTTGTACGAGTTCGTGGCCTGCTGCGTGTAGATGGCCTTCACGTCGCCGCTGACGGCCGAGCCGCCCAGACGCGGGTCGTTGTTGAAGTCGCCTTCCAGCTTGATGCCCAGCGGGCCGTACGCCGTCGGGGTCGAGGTCTCGATGCCGAGGCGCGAGGTACGTGCGTGCAGGTACGTTTCGCCCTTGCGCGCGGTGCTGCCGTTCAGCGGGGCGTAGGGCAGGAAGGTCGAGTAGTCGTTGCCGCCATTCGCCCCCTTGAATTCGCGCACGGCGTTCACTTCCACATAGCCGTACAGCTTGATGGACGTGTCCGAGCCCGGCAGGCGGAAGCTGCCCGGAATGTCGCCCGCCACCACGGCGTCCTTCTGCTTCAGCTCGACCTGCTCGATGCGCTCGGTCAATGCGGCGGTGTCGGCGGCGGGCTGGGGCGCTGCGACCACGGCGGACGCGGGCGCCGGCCTGGCGGCCTGCTGGCCCTTGAGCTCGTCCAGTTCCTTGCGCAGGCGCAGCACCTCGTTGCGCAGCAACTCGAAATCCTTGGCCGACTGGGCCAGGGCGGGCAGGGACGTGACGGAGGCGGCCAGCAGGGCCAGGCTCAGGGCGCTACGTTTCATCATGGTGTGCCTTTGCATGGGGAAA
This is a stretch of genomic DNA from Aquabacterium olei. It encodes these proteins:
- the ybgF gene encoding tol-pal system protein YbgF, whose amino-acid sequence is MTLLPPFALRLRTLALAITAALIGSAAQAALFEDTDARRAILDIRQQRTQDADAMAGKLGALNAQIEQLRRSLLEMNAQVEQLRADLARQRGQDEVLARDLAEVQRKLKDTQASVDERVRKLEPQTLTVDGKTFKVDPDEKRLFDEALARLRAADFAAGISGLNGLLQRYPSTGYRESAWYWLGNAHYGQRQYKEAIASFRQLLDKSPDHARAPESLLSIANCHGELKDNEAARRTLEELVKQYPSTEAAQAARDRLLTMPAAKPAPKKARG
- a CDS encoding tRNA threonylcarbamoyladenosine dehydratase, yielding MADEQEGAPGLQTAVLDAPLTSAERLAAASRPDPERRFGGLRRLHGVTGYERLRAARIAVIGVGGVGSWTAEALARSGVAGLVLVDLDHIAESNVNRQVHALETTLGQAKVHALQERFGLIHPDCAVTAIEEFVDEANVGELLDPTQVDGVIDCCDQVRAKAALAAWATAHGKPVVCVGAAGGKTQPHRVEVADLADVTHDPLLSSLRQRLRQRHSAVRKGRLGVTCVFSREPVLPPQDSCEVSPGGDGSLNCHGYGSSVTVTATFGMVAAAEMLNRLIAR
- a CDS encoding DUF2845 domain-containing protein — protein: MLGGWWKVAALWSLGAMLQPVGAESLRCTGGSVTEGDLRITLMDRCGAPRLSDAYCAPVAGPGFQPVPPWLGSFVAPCVVTEEWLYDRGPGNLPVTVRLRAGQVQSIHYGQASR
- a CDS encoding substrate-binding domain-containing protein; protein product: MTRRCLWLMLLCWAGGVMPAWSAGMVFGLAGKRVDDPNFQAAWRGCEAEARRQGDRCLHLGEPGPANVRAQDAAIQRALEEGLHGLAVSVTHAAYLAEHGLARARADGVPVVTFDSDLDAAHHALRRSYIGPDNEAFGRTLGELVRQRLPRGGRVCLMSADPHDPNLDLRLKGVRRALGQVDTAGAARLQGQGGWTELARCPWFNGDQPERARRQMVLSLDALKVDALISVGHWPVADVAVYEAAVQGLAPRRENAGEAVFVGIGTMTAGQVLLLRRGLLGGAVELDFDAMGRAAYLAMKRLAGGGRVDAFVRTPFKVHVGAAGGSP
- a CDS encoding hybrid sensor histidine kinase/response regulator, which gives rise to MSAIRPEPGPDRITPLSRVLLWRVIGFSLLLSIGAALLVAHVQKNHEAEQQRALLDAVVSVHRVALSRALWELDDQAVAAQLAALHRFPVVLSAEVQGGGLSQRYAREGVAARGSVQTVREPLHAPGGDEVIGIWHLTLDEAALQAEVWTQTRRFLMLVVPLLLLMGGLVFWLVRRRVGHPVSALSHHLGTLLSGNLATPAPEPRHRPATELHRLARGITGLQQALAQELAHRDAVAHELATQRDQLNTVLARQTQHLDGVLSHMADGAGLLDESGSIVLMNPAWAQMLGCGKPQDATPLPVASWLRSPSWPEVCQMLREQDRVVGCELTMSQQDGVLPVEASLSVIERGHAGAVVRVQIVLRDLSQRRQTEQALIDAREEAMAMARARSAFLTNMSHEIRTPMNAVLGMTELALRTSLSPQQRDYLQKSRQAATSLLAMLDDILDLSGIESGRLTLQHKAFLLDDVLDQVMGAVALPAQQKGLALVLDAVFDRPQRPVGDGPRLVQVLTKLCHNAVKFTDAGEVSLTVRMTARPGAETSWLVADVRDTGAGIPPEDQVRVFQPFQQGDGSATRRHGGGGLGLAISRHVVERMGGTLTLRSDVDTGCHVTVRLPLSLDSVDTAEASPAAWPDGPWRSWRVLVVHAHPEAARVLQRQLDVLGLTASVASGREAALRALSEADAADAPWDVVVLNWLMPDTDVVALARDVVQLGLAQVPWRLLACAPGSEAPLLAAGGNLFDAALPQPASTTALAHELARLAERARAASVRAPGEAAARTPSAPPASSSGVKAAALSGMRVLLVEDNPFNQQVAAELLMDAGARVTVAEQGQAALDHLAHEPVDVVLMDIQMPVMDGLEATRRIRDNPVWVDLPVLAVTAHTQASDREAALAAGMDEVLTKPLGVAMLIDALRRWRHGRRQAALVQQAAPSPVPAPAAAPAAAAALPGIDRALGELHCGGRPALHQQLLDIFFKAHRDVARRLADQITAPDWPAAARVLHVLKADAATVGATRLADVARSLETALLAEDQAAVQLHKAELDQALDEVLDGLARRPASGAPSPAPA
- a CDS encoding MarC family protein: MEHDFLSAFIVLLIVTDPLGNVPVVISLLRNVPRERRLLVITRECLIATVMLLLFMLVGERLLQAMHLTNVSLEIAGGVILFLIALGMAFPSMGVSFASQTTEGEPMLVPLAIPLIAGPSALATVVLLASRQPDRAWSWTAAIVLAMAVGWVVLASADRLSRRLGPSGLVALERFMGLLLSAMAVEMLISGLHRAFPALAPLAAQ
- a CDS encoding DMT family transporter encodes the protein MSEPSSLQPASPVRAGSRHRVGIAALVCVTVVWGTTFPAMKAMSGDLQALEIISLRFAVACAVLWPFLRGVQAHELRWGLLMGAVMFGATALQVSGLGLTSSNRNAFITGLNVVIVPLLAAGLGQRLGWPVLAGAALSVVGMYGLFYEASPWSFGDTLTLASAFVYAVYVLLFEYCARAPVRCRPERLAAVQAVVMLGLGGVGVAWQGGVPAEVLARAEDHLLPLIYLGLLASAGIVWLQAWGQARVRAVEAALIYGLEPVFASLTAIWYINEVLAGRALIGAALIVLGVMLSQWPARAPDTEAARV
- a CDS encoding DcaP family trimeric outer membrane transporter; translation: MMKRSALSLALLAASVTSLPALAQSAKDFELLRNEVLRLRKELDELKGQQAARPAPASAVVAAPQPAADTAALTERIEQVELKQKDAVVAGDIPGSFRLPGSDTSIKLYGYVEVNAVREFKGANGGNDYSTFLPYAPLNGSTARKGETYLHARTSRLGIETSTPTAYGPLGIKLEGDFNNDPRLGGSAVSGDVKAIYTQQATNSYNFRLRQAVATFAGFTVGQTWSTFMDVDNAPETVDFNGPIGSTFIRQPVVRYTYATPDLGGFTVAVENPVSYALDSTGAATKSGFSKTPDLVLRWDKGFDWGAASLRGVTQQVKVVDDDAGTNADKRGYGIAGTGLIKLRGGQDTLSLGLTYGDGVGRYFNYLEGAIVDANANRILMERALGTVIGYQYKASDTLRANFVGGWQKNFHNAYTDYALTNGFGAGQYGVNKRMYQLHAGLIYNPVKNVDLGAEYIWGERETLAGEKGSLSRFNLMARYTFN